The genomic window CGCCCAGTTGCCCACTGTTGTTGTAGCCCCAGCACTTCACGCCGCCGCCGCTCGTCACCGCGCACGTATGGAAGTAGCCCGCGGTCACCGCGATAACCCCGCTCGTCAACCCGCTCACGTCCACCGGCGTGAGATGCTGCGTCGTCGTGCCGTGGCCCAGCTGACCAATCGAGTTGAGGCCCCAGCACTTCACGCCGCCGCCGGCGGTCAGTGCGCACGTGTGGTAGCCGCCCGCGTCTACCGCGCTGACCCCGCTCGTCAACGCGCTCACATCCACCGGCGTGACCCGCTGCGTCGTCGTGCCGTCGCCCAGCTGCCCCAAGTTGTTAGAGCCCCAGCACTTCACGCCGCCGCCGCTCGTCACCGCGCACGTATGGCTCGTGCCGTCGCCCAGTTGCCCACTGTTGTTGTAGCCCCAGCACTTCACGCCGCCGCCGCTCGTCACCGCGCACGTATGGAAGTAGCCCGCGGTCACCGCGATAACCCCGCTCGTCAACCCGCTCACATCCACCGGCGTGAAACGATGCGTCGTCGTGCCGTCGCCCAGCTGGCCATATTGGTTAGAGCCCCAGCACTTCACGCCGCCGCCGCTCGTCACCGCGCACGTATGGAAGCGGCCCGCGGCCACCGCGCTCACGCCACTCGTCAACCCGCTCACGTTCACCGGCGTGGAACGACTCGTCGGCGTGCCGTCACCCAGTTGGCCATCGAAGTTAAGGCCCCAGCACTTCACGCCGCCGCCGACGGTCAGTGCGCACGTGTGGTAGCTGCCCGCAGCTACCCGGAGTGGCGTGGGTCGTTCGGCCACGTGGGTGACCGCGTCATGGTGCCGGCGCCGCCGCCGAGCATCGTGAAGTAGCCGCCGACTAGGATCTTCCCATCCGCCTGCACCGCAATGGCGCTGCTGTTGCCATTCGCGCCGGGATCGAAAGCCGTGTCGAGCGACTGTGCGCGGGCGACGGCGCAGGCGCCGAGGAGGATGCACACGACGGCCATGATGCGCGTAGTACTCCGAACGCTGGGCGTCATGGTTTTCTCCTGGCTTGCCCTATCCGGTGCGCTGAAGGTCGAGATGATCCGCGTCCTGGCCTTATGCGTGAATCGGACATAAGAGACGCTCGGTCGCCAAGACGACGGTCTGGCGAGCCGTGTCGCGGGGTGGCAGCGTCAGCGAACCCTGCCCAGAAGTGCGTGTCGTCGGGGGCGGGAGCCCACTGTTGATGGGCTGTCGAACGGGAAACGGTCGCGGCGCTCTACGCGGGCACTACGTCACGATTGGCCGAATCGGGCAAGTCCCAGAGCCTATCCGCAACCTGGGACCAATGGTGAACCTGATCTAACTGCGAGTCAAGACGGATAGCGGCTCTGTGCCGGAGACTGTCTATCGCAGACGCCGCAGCGGCCGAGGCTGTCATCCCTATCTGCCAATCGCTCCACTAAGCCCGGTCCGGGCGCCGTTCAATTCCAAGATGGACTGCCGCATTCCCGGAAACTACTGATTCCTGAAACGCGGATTGCCTCGACAAATCGCTTTGATATCTCTGGGAATTCAGGCAAAACCGTTGGCCGCTCCGCCGGGGATTTCTGAGACGGGCCCGGGCAGGCAACTGCTCGGACGAAGCGGGGCGGCCACGGGGGGCCGCCCCTACGAGAGTGCGCGTTGGGAACGCAGGGAGAGCGGCCGACCCTACCAGATCTTCACGCGCTGGGCGGGGTCGATATACAGCTTGTCGCCGGGCTTCACGCCAAACGCGGTGTAGAACTCGGGGATGTTGCCAAGCGGCCCGTTGCCGCGCACCTTCGCCGGCGCGTGCACGTTCGAGAGCACCTGCTGCCGCAACGCGTCGTCGCGCTCCTTCGACCGCCACACCTGCGCCCAGCCCATGAAGTACCGCTGGTCGCCGGTCAGCCCGTCAATGACGGGCGCGGGCTTGCCGCCAAGCGACGTGTGGTAGGCGCGATAGCCAATCACCAGGCCGGTCAGATCGCCGATGTTCTCGCCCAGCGTCAGCTCGCCGTTCACCTTGAGGCCGGGCAGCACCTCGTACGCGCCGAACTGCGCCACCAGGCGCGCGGTCCGCTTCTGATACTCGGACGCGTCATCCTTGGTCCACCAGTCGCGCATCGTGCCAGTGCCGTCGAACCGCCGGCCCTGGTCGTCGAACCCATGCCCCATCTCGTGGCCAATCACCGCCCCAATCCCCCCATAGTTCACCGCATCGTCGGCCGCTAAGTTAAAAAACGGCGGCTGGAGAATCGCCGCCGGAAAGACCACCTCGTTGCGGACGGGGTTGTAGTACGCGTTGATGGTCTGCGGCGTCATGCCCCACTCTTCGGGATCGATGGGCTTGCCCACCTTGGCGAGCTGGAAGGCGAATTCGGCCGCCTGCGCGCGCATCATGTTGCCCACCAGATCGTCGCGGACCACCTGCACCTTCGAGTAGTCGCGCCACTTGTTCGGGTAGCCGATCTTCGGCCGGAAGGCGGCCAGCTTCTGCTGCGCCTGCGCCCGGGTCTCGGGGCTCATCCAGTCGAGATGATCAATGCCGTCCTTATAGGCGAGCCGGAGATTGGCGACCAGTTGCTCCATCCGCGCTTTCGCCCGGGCCGGGAAGTGACGGGCGACGTAGAGCTTGCCGAGCATCTCGCCGAGATTGCCGTCGAGGGCCGCCACGGCCCGCTTCCAGCGCGGGCGCTGCTCGGGCGTGCCACTCAGCGTCTTGCCGTAGAACTCGAAGCGCGCGTCGACGAAGGCCTTCGGCAGATACGGCGCAAAGCCGCGGATGAGGGAGGACTTGAGATACGGCTTCCAGCGATCGACGGGCCACTCGTTGACGGCGGCCGCCACGGCCTTGACGTAGGAGGGCTGCCCGATGATGAGGGCCGGCGCCGACGCGATCTTCAGCTCGCCCGTCCACGCGGCCCAATCGAAGCCGGGGAACTGCGTGGCCAGGTCGGCGGTCGCCACCTTGTTGTACATCTTCACCATGTCGCGCGTTTCGACGTTGGTCCACTGGCTTTTCGCCAGGTGGGTTTCGAGCGCCATGATGTCGGTGGCCGCGACATCGGTGGATGGGAGCCCGGCGAGCTTGTGCATCGCCTCGAGGAACGCCACGTACTTCGTGCGGTACTCCGCCAGTTTCGCATCGTCTTTCGTGTAGTAGTCGCGATCGGGCAGGCCGAGGCCGTTCTGGTAGACGAAGGCCGCCGTGTTCTTCGGATCCTTGAAGTCGCCCTCGCTAAACGCGGCAAGCGGCGTATCGCAGCCGAGCACGTACATATGGGCAAAGGCTCTGGCGAGGTCGGACTTGGTCTTGATCGCGTCAATCGCGGCCAGCTCGACAAAGAGTGGCGTGGTGCCGAGTGATTCGACCTTCGCCTCGTCCATGAAGCTGGCGTAGAAATCGCCGATCTTGCGGGCGTCGGATCCAGGGGCGCCGCCCGATTTGCCTGCCTCCTCGACAATGGCGCGCAGGTTTTCCTGCGCCTTGTCGTACAGCACCTCGAAGCTGCCGTAGGAGGGTTTGTCGGCGGGGATGGGCGTCTTGTCGAGCCACGCGCCGTTGACGTAGCGGAAGAAGTCGTCCTGTGGCCGCATCGATTTGTCGAACGCCGTGATATCGATGCCCGAAACCAGTTGTGGCGCGGCCGGTTTCTGGGCTGCCACGGTCGAAATCCCTGCCATCCCAGCCAACACGCACCACGCGATCATCCGCTTCATCACAGATCCTCCTATCGGGCGCGATGAATCGCGCCCACGTCGCCCCGTGCCAACGGGACGACGGTTCCTCCGCGTCCCCGCTCACGCAAGCCGGCAAAACACGTTTCCGGCCGGAGGCGGGCCGCTCGACGCCGGCTGCCGCTTAGGCGGACGAAGACGCCAGCTGATCCCTTTGGCCTGCAACGCGTTTTGCAGACTGGGCGCTGTCGGCTTGGTTCGAGGGCCCGCTCCGGAACCCGCCCTCCCACCGGCACAACCGCGCACAGCTGCGGTGGGCAGGCGTCTTCGTCTACCGACTACCGACTACTGTCTACCATCTCACTCCACCGGGTCGACCGCTGTCACATCCGTGCGATCGAGCACGCGGCCGAGCAGCTCCGTCACCACCCAGCATTCGACGATGACGACAAACGCCACCAGCAGCGCCGGGAGCACGATCAACAGGGTGCCGGTGTACCAGTAGACGGTAGCGATGAGCAGTCCGGCAACCACGGCGCCTGGAAGCAGCGACAGCATGAGGGTCACCAGGATGCCGGCCATCATGAGCAGGCGCTGCCCCATCGCGTCGATGCCGCGGGCCCGCGACGTGCCCAGCGACACCCATGCCGGAAACATCACGGCGAGACCGTTGAGCACCACGGTTTGCGAGAGGATGATGGGCGGCGCGAGAATCGCCGCCGCCAATGCATACGATACGAGGTCCAGGGTCCGCGGTGTCGCGTCACCCATGCGCGCGAAAAGTCCCGTGCCGAGCAGCGCGCCCAACATGATGAGCAGAAAGGTCACGGCGGACATCACGATGGCAGGCGCCAGCACCTCGCCGCGGACGATGGCGGCGCCAGATACGGGCCACGTTTTGAGCATGGCGAGATGCGCGAGGTCCTGCCGCAGGTCGTTGCGCATCATCTGCGGCCCCATCAGGACAAGCATCGCGGCCAGCCAGATGGACATCCCGGCGACGGCGGTCGCAACGCCGCCGGCGCGTCCGGAGGCCTGCGCAGCCATCCCGAGCACGATGACGATGGGCAGCAGGCGCAGCAACGTCTTCGCCGACACGTAGCGGCCGAGCAGGATGAGGTTTTTCCAGAGAATCGCGGTTTCGGGCGGCCCCACCAGCCCCAACTGGAACGGCGTGGCCGTCGCGCCGCGGGCCACCGCCTTCGGGGCGGCTTTCGAGAGCGCGCGCTTCTCGGCGTGCTCGGCGGAGGCTTCCTCGAACGACGTATCCGAGCGCAGTACCCACGCGTAGTTCAGTGCGATCAGGGCCAGCACCCACGGCAGCACCGCAAAAAACTCGGCGGGCGATGACGCGAGCGGGAGGCTCGCCAGCGTGCGAAATGGCCAGAGCACGATGCCGGCCGCCCCTGTCGTGCCCAATCGCTGCAGCTCGGCGAAGACGGCGCCGGGCTCCGACAGCGCGACAAGCGCCGACCAGCCGTTGATGACGGTTTCGACCAGCACGCCGACGGCGCCGAAGACGATGACGAGCGGCACCCACTGGTGCCAGATGCCGCTCTTGCCGTGTTGCGCGAGGCTGCTCCGGCGGAGCGCGACCCCCATCAGATGCAGGCGCACCACCATGAAGATCAACCAGAGGCCGATGACCGTCATCCAACTGTTGGCGAGAGTGGTTGGCCGCACAAACAGCGTGATAAGCGCCGAACTGAACAGCATGCCCAGCTGCGACCGCACCAGCCGGAAGTGCAGCAACTGGCGGCGGGTGACCGGCGCAGTGAACAGGAACTGCACCTCGGCGCGCGAGAAGGTGATGGGTTTGCCTGCACCGGGCCATACCCACGCGATCGCGGCGATCACCAACAGGACCACGCTCGCGACCACCTGGATCGGGCCAGCCAGGTTCCCCAGCCCAGGGAAACCCCGACTGCCGCGCCGCACGTCCGAACGCGGGCGGAACACCATGAAATAGAAATAGAGCCCGCCGACGATGAGGCTGGCGAGATAGCGGGGCTCGCGCAGGCGCCGGATGCGGCGGCGCATGCGGTTTTTGAACGAGCAGAACGTCAGGTAGGCGAAGGTGCCGATCATCTACGGCTCGCGCGCGGTGGCCGTGAGGAAGATCTGCTCGAGCGACGAGCCGGCCGCAGCCAGCTCCGGCTGCGCCTTGAGTTGGTCGAGCGTCCCGTCGGCGATCTTCCTGCCGTGATCGATGATGATGACGCGCGTGCAGATCTCCTCGACCATGTGCAGCAGATGCGACGACACCATCACGGCCGCGCCGGCCCGGCCGCGCGCCACGATGGTCTCCTTCATCCGCCGGATGCCGAGCGGGTCAAGGCCGGTCAGCGGCTCGTCGAACAGCAGCACCGCCGGATCGTGCAGCAGGCCGCACGCGATGGCCACCTTCTGCTTCATGCCGCGCGAGAGTTCCACCGGCAGCGACTGCTCTTTCCCGGTGAGTTCCAGCTCGTCGAGCAGCCGCTTGGCACGCGCCTCGACGTCGAGCACCTTGTAAAGCCGCGCGGTGAGGCGCATGTGCTCCATCACCGTGAGGTAGTCGAACAGTTGGGGCTCATCTGCCATGAACGCGAGCTGGGCCTTGGCGGCGACCGCGTCCGAGACGATGTCGTGGCCACCGATGGTGATGGTGCCGGTGGTGGGGGCCTGGATGCCGACCAGGCAGCGCAGCGTGGAGGTCTTGCCGGCGCCGTTCGGGCCGATGAGGCCGACGACCTCGCCGGGACCGACGCCGAACGAGAAGTCGTCCACGGCCTTGAACGAGCCGTACGTCTTGGTCAGGTGCTGGACGTCAATCACCATGATGCAGTTTACAACGGAACGTCCGGGGAGGCCGGTTGACCTGAACGGCGCATTGTCGGCAGGGCCGCCACCCACACCGAGGTGTCGACGACGATCATGCGGACTGCCGCCTCTGGCGCCGCCGGCTCTTCGGGAGATCGACATCCAGGCGCACCTTGCCCAACAGCGACTTGAGTTCGTCGATGCGGCGGCCGCGCAGCAACTCGCGGAGCGCCAGCACGACGGTGTCGGTCTTTGATCTGAGCCCGACCGCCTGGCGTGCTTCTTCGAGGAGATCGGCGGGAAGATCCAGGGTGATGCGCATACGATTCAGCGTGATTCGCACGCTTATTGATGTCAAGTCATCTGCGTGAATGATGCGTTCAAGCGGGAGCAGCGCTCTCGATGTGACGTCGATGAACAGGTGCGCCGGGTTGAGCTGACGATGCGATAATGGCGCGGTCAGGAACGTCGCTTCCGAGCCATTCTGCCCCCGGAAACAGAGGCATTGGAGCGTGCTGACGCGAACACGCTTTCGTGTGGCGGTCGGGGTCGCGATGGCGTCCTTCTGGTGGCTGGCGCCGATGGTGGCCCAGGTCCAGCAGCCCCGCGCGCCCGTCCCGTTCCGCGCCGGCGTGACGCTGGTGCCCGTCGACATCCGCGTCGTCGATGCGGATGGAAATCCGGTCACGAATCTCAAGGCGGCGGATTTCACGATCTTCGAGAATGGGGTCAGACAAGACATCGCGCACTTCTCCACCCAGTCCTCTCTTGCGGCGACACCGGAGACAGCCGGCTCATCAGCACGGGCGCCACGGACGTTCTTCATCGTGCTGGGACGTGGCCGCCTGAATGACCCAGGCAAGGGCCTCGATGCCATCATTGAGTTCGTGCGCTCGCGCCTCGTGCCCGGGGATCGGGTGGCGGTGCTGGCCTTCCTTCATCTCGCGGAGTTGACCACCGATCGCGAAGCGGTCGTACGGCTGCTCGAGCGGTACCGCGCGCGGCACGAGGCGATCGACGACAAGCTCGACCGGGACGGCAAACGCATCCGGGCCGGGGCGCCCGATTGGCCGCTTGCACCCGACACTCAAGTCGACCTGGCCGCGCTGTTTGATGCGCCTGGTCTGCCACGCATCCAGCTTTTCCCCGGCGGCTCGGGTGGAAAGCAGATCAACTTCTGGGATGGGGGCTATCTCCGGCGGATGATCGAGTACCTGCGTTATGTCGAGGGCGAGAAACACCTCGTGCTGATGGTGGAGCGTGCGGTCAGTCAGGCCGACTCCTACGCTCAAAGCGCGGCGGCGGCGCGTGCGACGGTGTCGGTGATTCAGACAGGCGGCATGCGACCGCCAAGGCCCCTGTCGGGCAAGTATGGTGGCACGTTCGATTCGTCGCCCAATGCGACCGAGATGATGGGGTTTCTGGCCGACAGGGCCCTGGCAGAGGAGACGGGTGGCGTGGCGGGGTTCTATCAGAGCGCGGCCAAATCGCTCGACCGCCTGATACGAACGACGAGCTTCGAGTACCTGCTCGGCTACTATCCGGCGAAGCCTCCGGCCGACGGGGAGTATCGGGAGCTTCGCGTCGAGGTGAGGCGGCGCGGCGTCACGGCGCTCTATCGCCATGGCTACGAGGCCCAGCCGCCGCCGATTGAGCCGCTCGATCTGCGGCGCATCTTCGCCGAGGCCGGATTCCGAAACGCGCTGCCGGTCGACATCCGGCTGGCCAACATTCCCATGGACCTCAAGGCCCGGCTGAACCGCGGCCCCGGCGAGGCAATGACCATTGACGTCGACATCGCGATTGATCCGAAGTGGGTGACCTTTGTGCAGAAGGGCGAAGAATGGACCACCTGCATCGACGTGGCGGCCTTTGCGCGCGATGCGGGTGAGAAGGTGCTCGGGGAGCAGCGGGGCCGCATCGACCTGAAGCTCGACGCGAAGGCCTATGCACAACAACTGCGTGAGCGCATCCGGTACACAATCGCTGTCAGCGTGGCGACGGGTCATCCGGCGCACGTGAAGGTGCTCCTCTACGAATACGAAGGGTCTCGCACGGCCCATGCCACCGTGCGACTGCGGTAGTCATCCTGCGCGGCGTGGTCCGCGGTTGAGATCACGTCTCACCGTCGACACCCCCGACAACACGTCTCGCCCTGCGGCCCTCAGAGCGCGGACCGCATCGCCTTCACACCACAATCGCAGGGCCATCCGTCAGTCTGCGGCCGGCGATGGCGCGGTGTCGGCACAGCGCCCGGGTTGACACACCCCATGAATCTGTTATATATGAATATCTAGATATGCGATTGCCTGAGACGGAGCTGCAGGTCTTCAAGGCGGAGTTCTTCCGCGCCCTCGCGCACCCGGTCCGCATCCGCCTGCTCGAGGAGCTGCGCGCCGGCGACCGCAGCGTCCAGGAATTGCAGGAGGCGCTCGGGCTCGACCAACCGTCGGTGTCGCAGCAGCTCGCCATCCTGCGCGCCAAGAACCTCGTGACGGCCAGTAAGGCCGGCACCTCCGTCCGTTACGCCGTCCGCGACCCGCTTATCCACGAGTTGCTCGCCACGGCCCGCGCCATCTTCAACAACCGCCTGGTCGATACGCAGACGATGCTCAAGGAACTGAGACGAGAGGCGCGGCGCGTCGTATGAAGCTGTTCCAGAAGATCCGACGCGTCGGCACGGTGACCGAGCCGCTGCCCGAGGGCGACTTCGAAGCGATCACGCTCATCCGCGAGATCGATGCCCGGGCGCAACGGCTGCTGAGGCGCGCTGTCGGCATCCGCCACGTGGACGCCGGCTCGTGCAACGGCTGCGAAATCGAAATCTCGGGCCTGCTCGGCCCCGTCTACGACCTCGAGCGCTTCGGCCTCCATTTCGTCGCGTCGCCGCGCCACGCGGACCTGTTGCTGGTGACTGGCCCGGTGACCCGCAACATGGAGATTCCCTTGCGCAAGACGTACGAAGCCACGCCCGATCCGAAACTGGTCGTCGGCATCGGCGACTGCGCGAGGGACTGCGGCGTGTTCGCGGGCAGCTACGCGGTGGTGGGCAGCGTCGATTCGGTCATTCCCGTTGATGTCGTCGTCTCCGGATGCCCGCCCTCGCCCACCGACATCCTGCGCGGCATCCTCGTGGCGATTGGCCGGCTGGAGCTGCCGGCGAAGACAGCGGTCGATTCCCGCGCCGCGGCGACCTCGGGGGTGGAGCAGCAATGATCGCCGCCTTCCTGCTCCCGCTCTTCTGGTTGATGGTGGTCGGCTACGGGATCACC from Acidobacteriota bacterium includes these protein-coding regions:
- a CDS encoding NADH-quinone oxidoreductase subunit B family protein, with amino-acid sequence MKLFQKIRRVGTVTEPLPEGDFEAITLIREIDARAQRLLRRAVGIRHVDAGSCNGCEIEISGLLGPVYDLERFGLHFVASPRHADLLLVTGPVTRNMEIPLRKTYEATPDPKLVVGIGDCARDCGVFAGSYAVVGSVDSVIPVDVVVSGCPPSPTDILRGILVAIGRLELPAKTAVDSRAAATSGVEQQ
- a CDS encoding M13 family peptidase; translation: MKRMIAWCVLAGMAGISTVAAQKPAAPQLVSGIDITAFDKSMRPQDDFFRYVNGAWLDKTPIPADKPSYGSFEVLYDKAQENLRAIVEEAGKSGGAPGSDARKIGDFYASFMDEAKVESLGTTPLFVELAAIDAIKTKSDLARAFAHMYVLGCDTPLAAFSEGDFKDPKNTAAFVYQNGLGLPDRDYYTKDDAKLAEYRTKYVAFLEAMHKLAGLPSTDVAATDIMALETHLAKSQWTNVETRDMVKMYNKVATADLATQFPGFDWAAWTGELKIASAPALIIGQPSYVKAVAAAVNEWPVDRWKPYLKSSLIRGFAPYLPKAFVDARFEFYGKTLSGTPEQRPRWKRAVAALDGNLGEMLGKLYVARHFPARAKARMEQLVANLRLAYKDGIDHLDWMSPETRAQAQQKLAAFRPKIGYPNKWRDYSKVQVVRDDLVGNMMRAQAAEFAFQLAKVGKPIDPEEWGMTPQTINAYYNPVRNEVVFPAAILQPPFFNLAADDAVNYGGIGAVIGHEMGHGFDDQGRRFDGTGTMRDWWTKDDASEYQKRTARLVAQFGAYEVLPGLKVNGELTLGENIGDLTGLVIGYRAYHTSLGGKPAPVIDGLTGDQRYFMGWAQVWRSKERDDALRQQVLSNVHAPAKVRGNGPLGNIPEFYTAFGVKPGDKLYIDPAQRVKIW
- a CDS encoding metalloregulator ArsR/SmtB family transcription factor, with product MRLPETELQVFKAEFFRALAHPVRIRLLEELRAGDRSVQELQEALGLDQPSVSQQLAILRAKNLVTASKAGTSVRYAVRDPLIHELLATARAIFNNRLVDTQTMLKELRREARRVV
- a CDS encoding ABC transporter ATP-binding protein, with protein sequence MVIDVQHLTKTYGSFKAVDDFSFGVGPGEVVGLIGPNGAGKTSTLRCLVGIQAPTTGTITIGGHDIVSDAVAAKAQLAFMADEPQLFDYLTVMEHMRLTARLYKVLDVEARAKRLLDELELTGKEQSLPVELSRGMKQKVAIACGLLHDPAVLLFDEPLTGLDPLGIRRMKETIVARGRAGAAVMVSSHLLHMVEEICTRVIIIDHGRKIADGTLDQLKAQPELAAAGSSLEQIFLTATAREP
- a CDS encoding RCC1 repeat-containing protein, producing MAERPTPLRVAAGSYHTCALTVGGGVKCWGLNFDGQLGDGTPTSRSTPVNVSGLTSGVSAVAAGRFHTCAVTSGGGVKCWGSNQYGQLGDGTTTHRFTPVDVSGLTSGVIAVTAGYFHTCAVTSGGGVKCWGYNNSGQLGDGTSHTCAVTSGGGVKCWGSNNLGQLGDGTTTQRVTPVDVSALTSGVSAVDAGGYHTCALTAGGGVKCWGLNSIGQLGHGTTTQHLTPVDVSGLTSGVIAVTAGYFHTCAVTSGGGVKCWGYNNSGQLG
- a CDS encoding type II toxin-antitoxin system VapB family antitoxin, giving the protein MRITLDLPADLLEEARQAVGLRSKTDTVVLALRELLRGRRIDELKSLLGKVRLDVDLPKSRRRQRRQSA
- a CDS encoding VWA domain-containing protein, with amino-acid sequence MLTRTRFRVAVGVAMASFWWLAPMVAQVQQPRAPVPFRAGVTLVPVDIRVVDADGNPVTNLKAADFTIFENGVRQDIAHFSTQSSLAATPETAGSSARAPRTFFIVLGRGRLNDPGKGLDAIIEFVRSRLVPGDRVAVLAFLHLAELTTDREAVVRLLERYRARHEAIDDKLDRDGKRIRAGAPDWPLAPDTQVDLAALFDAPGLPRIQLFPGGSGGKQINFWDGGYLRRMIEYLRYVEGEKHLVLMVERAVSQADSYAQSAAAARATVSVIQTGGMRPPRPLSGKYGGTFDSSPNATEMMGFLADRALAEETGGVAGFYQSAAKSLDRLIRTTSFEYLLGYYPAKPPADGEYRELRVEVRRRGVTALYRHGYEAQPPPIEPLDLRRIFAEAGFRNALPVDIRLANIPMDLKARLNRGPGEAMTIDVDIAIDPKWVTFVQKGEEWTTCIDVAAFARDAGEKVLGEQRGRIDLKLDAKAYAQQLRERIRYTIAVSVATGHPAHVKVLLYEYEGSRTAHATVRLR
- a CDS encoding delta-60 repeat domain-containing protein, yielding MTPSVRSTTRIMAVVCILLGACAVARAQSLDTAFDPGANGNSSAIAVQADGKILVGGYFTMLGGGAGTMTRSPTWPNDPRHSG